ACAGGCTGGGTGTCGCATCGCTTTCCATGGTTATTCCGACCGTTATCCTGATGGCCAAATTCGCGGGGAAGATACGTCCAATGTTCATGGACGCCAGTGACAAGTACGACGAGGTCACAACCGTTCTTCAAGAGAACATCGCCGGGGCAAGGGTCGTCCGCGCATTCGGGCAAGAGAAACGGGAGATCTGCAAATTCGGGAGCAGAGCTCAGGTATTCATGCAACAGATGATCAACGTGATCACTGTCTGGGGAGATAACGTTCCATTCGCCATGTTCATTTTCAGATTGAGCATTCCGTTGACGCTTTTCTTCGGCGGTGTTCTTGTCATGAAAGGAGCGGTCTCTCTGGGCGCCATTGCCGCCTGTCTGCTTTATCTCAATAACATAGCGGATCGCATGAGGGCCGTCGGCCGTATGGTTGATTTTACGCAGCAGGCTTCAGCGAGCGCTGAGAAGATATTCAAGCTGCTGGATGAAGACGAGGGGATAGCGGACGCGGATGGCGCGGGACCTCTCGCTAGGGGACCAGGGCACGTCGTCTTCGACAATGTGTCGCTCAAACTCGGAGAACAGAAGGTGCTCAGCGAGGTGAGCTTCAAGGTCGGGGCGGGAGAAACCGTCGCCGTCGTCGGCAGAACGGGCTGCGGCAAGAGCTCGCTGATCTCACTTCTAGCTCGCTTTCATGATCCGGACGAGGGCCGTGTCCTGATCGATGGTCAAGACGTAACAGAAGTGACTCTCGACTCGTTGAGAAGTCAGGTTGGCATCGTGTTTCAGGACACGTTTCTTTTCTCTGCCTCTGTGGCAGACAACATTCGCTACGGATGTCCCGAGGCGTCGAGTGAAGACATCGTGAGATATGCGAAGGCTGCGGGTGCGCATAGGTTTATCGAGGGTCTTGATTATGGCTATGACACAGTAATCGGCGAGCGCGGCGTCACGCTCAGCGGTGGTCAGAAACAGCGCATCTCAATAGCCAGGGCTGTAGTCTCCAACCCTCGGCTGTTGGTGCTCGATGACGCGACAGCAAGCGTTGACTCCTATACCGAACGCGGAATACACGAGGCGCTTAGACGTCTTTCAAAGGAGAAGACGACCTTCATCATCTCTCAGCGCATCTCGACTGTGCAGCACGCAGACAAAATCATTGTGCTCGATGAGGGCAAGATAGTGCAGACAGGGACGCATGAGGGGCTGCTGCAGACTGATGGCATTTACCGAACTATCTACGAGGGGCAGAGCCTGAACGACAGGGTCGCAGAGGATGTGATCGGATGACCACAGCGATAGATGATGTGGCGCTGCAAGAGGAGCTAGCCCGCGCGCCACTCTCAAAGAAAGTTATCAGACGGATGTTGACGTATCTCGCGCCATACAAGTGGGCGATCGCTCTAGTCTTGGTGATGGAGCTGCTGTGGGTTTCCTGCGCACTGATCGGGCCAAGGCTGGTCAGGATCGGCATCGACGACCACATCGTCAAAGGAGATATCGCTGGCCTGGGGCTGATCGCAGCGCTTTACGCGTTGACCTCGCTTGCCAGATGGCTGCTTGCGCTGTGCCAGATAAGGATTGGCTCTTCGAGAGGGCAGAGAGTGCTGAACGACCTGCGAAACGCTGTATTCACCCACGTTCAGGAACTGTCGATGAAATACTTCGACAAGACCAAAGCGGGAAGGATAATCGCAAGGGCCGATAGGGACATCGAATCGCTCGAAGAGATCGTTACGTGGGGCCTTGTGGAGTTCAGCAGCTGCATCCTGCGCCTCACCGGGGTCACAGTACTCATGTGCCTCAGCAGCCCGAGACTGTTCCTTGCCATTGTCGTGACAATGCCTCCACTTGCGGTCGCAAGCATCTTGTTCCACAAATATGGCCTGGTCGCTTACCGAAGGACTAGGGAGAGCATCTCGCGCATCACGGCGAACCTCGCCGAGAATATCAATGGCGTGCGGGTTGTTCAGGCGTTCATGCGGGAGAGGAGAAACGCTCTGACCTTCCGCAGGCTTAACGATAGATATATCCGTAACATGATGGGCGCCTCGAGGGTGTGGAACACATACTTCCCGTTCATCGACATGATGTTTGCGACGGCTACGGGCATTATCCTGCTTTACGGGGCAGGCCTTGTCGTCCGCGGCGACCTGACGATCGGAGTGCTTCCGGAGTTTATGCTTTATCTGGGCATGTTCTTCTGGCCGCTTGAGGGTCTGACCTATCTTTACAACAATGCCCTTGCGGCAACGGCGGCGGCGGAGCGGATATTCCAGCTGCTTGATGCGGAGCCGGAAATCAAAGACCGCGACAACGCCAAACCGATCCCGGAAATCAAGGGCAGGGTCGAGTTCAAGGATG
This portion of the bacterium genome encodes:
- a CDS encoding ABC transporter ATP-binding protein; the encoded protein is MAEDRKPSLRVIWRLLKHIKPYKRKAVLLYVLLYGGLGFDLLRPVVVAWAINHVTRMVRAGVDEAQVIPLTLCYVLLYIGASLLRDLFRFRRGLIQTALVHGVISDLRCKVYEKVQRMSLEYHGNTSSGELIARSTRDIDKIRMFLATTVFMGPEIVFYMIGASIVILTWDYRLGVASLSMVIPTVILMAKFAGKIRPMFMDASDKYDEVTTVLQENIAGARVVRAFGQEKREICKFGSRAQVFMQQMINVITVWGDNVPFAMFIFRLSIPLTLFFGGVLVMKGAVSLGAIAACLLYLNNIADRMRAVGRMVDFTQQASASAEKIFKLLDEDEGIADADGAGPLARGPGHVVFDNVSLKLGEQKVLSEVSFKVGAGETVAVVGRTGCGKSSLISLLARFHDPDEGRVLIDGQDVTEVTLDSLRSQVGIVFQDTFLFSASVADNIRYGCPEASSEDIVRYAKAAGAHRFIEGLDYGYDTVIGERGVTLSGGQKQRISIARAVVSNPRLLVLDDATASVDSYTERGIHEALRRLSKEKTTFIISQRISTVQHADKIIVLDEGKIVQTGTHEGLLQTDGIYRTIYEGQSLNDRVAEDVIG
- a CDS encoding ABC transporter ATP-binding protein translates to MTTAIDDVALQEELARAPLSKKVIRRMLTYLAPYKWAIALVLVMELLWVSCALIGPRLVRIGIDDHIVKGDIAGLGLIAALYALTSLARWLLALCQIRIGSSRGQRVLNDLRNAVFTHVQELSMKYFDKTKAGRIIARADRDIESLEEIVTWGLVEFSSCILRLTGVTVLMCLSSPRLFLAIVVTMPPLAVASILFHKYGLVAYRRTRESISRITANLAENINGVRVVQAFMRERRNALTFRRLNDRYIRNMMGASRVWNTYFPFIDMMFATATGIILLYGAGLVVRGDLTIGVLPEFMLYLGMFFWPLEGLTYLYNNALAATAAAERIFQLLDAEPEIKDRDNAKPIPEIKGRVEFKDVHFSYDVNGKREWVLKDISFKAEAGQTIALVGPTGGGKSSTVSLIPRFYEAQRGSVTIDGHDVKDVTLDSLHEQMGIVLQESFLFTGTVMKNLRFANPNVSEQQVVEAAKALGAHDCIMKLSDGYQTQVHERGAGLSQGERQLICFTRAFIADPRILILDEATSSVDTMIEQRLQEAMGRLMRDRTSFVVAHRLSTVRYADLVLVVGDGTIKERGTHQELLALGGEYAKLYHEYMRDLS